The Mucilaginibacter gracilis genomic interval AAAGGCCAGTTCCTCCGTCATCGATACCAAAATATCTTCGAGTGCCTTGCGGTCGGCAGTGTTTTGATGAAAGGTATGCTCGGTCGAGATGGATTTACGATCTGAGTAGGGGATAATCTCGCTATCATCCAAGCCGTTGGCTTTTTCCCAAATAAAGCGTCCGGCTTTGCCAAATACGGTTTCTAAAAAACGAAGCTCAACGCGTTGCAGGTCGGCAATTTTTTCTATGCCATAGCTGTATAATTTTTGGCAGGTTTTTTCGCCAAGCATGGGTATTTTACCAATAGGCAGCGGAGCCATAAATTGTTTTTCGTTGCCATGCTCAATAAACAACTGCCCATTGGGTTTGGCCTGGTTGGTAGCCATTTTTGCAACCGTTTTGTTGGATGCCAGGCCAAACGAAATAGGCAGGCCGGTATCTTTAATAATTTTTTGCCGCAATTCGCTCGCTATTTGGTAGGCATTGTAAAAGCGATCCATTCCCGTAAGGTCGATATAAAATTCGTCTACCGATGTTTTTTGGAACAGCGGTACGGCCTCCTCAATAATTTGTGTTACCTGTTGCGATGCTTCCGAGTAGCGGCTGTGTGTGCCGTGTATGACAATAGCTTGCGGGCAAAGTTTAAGTGCCTGGCGCGTGGGCATGGCCGAGTGTATGCCAAATTTACGGGCCTCGTAACTGCACGAGGCCACTACGCCGCGTTCGGCAGAGCCGCCAATAATTACCGGCTTGCCGATGAGCGAAGGATCAAACTTCCGCTCTACCGAAACGAAAAACGAATCGAGATCAATGTGTACAATATGGCGCTTGTTAACCATTTACCAAAGCTATTCATTTTAAACATAAATTACTAACTTTTTTAGTAATTTGTATATTTGGTGTATGGATATTAATGTAAGCACCTATTGGGATTATATGATGATGATTGCGCCACCGGCAGAAGTATTGGAGGTGATAGGTAAGTATAAAAAGGCTACCGCAAGGCTAATTGGCAACTACGAAGGTATGTATAGCCAGGCACACATCAGCGTAAGCAGGCAGTACCGGCAAATGCCCGGCACAATGATACAGAAACTGGATTGGTATAAACGGCCCATCAGCCGCTTAAACCCGATTACTTTACAGGTTAACGGCTTTAGCTTTTTTAAACAGGGTGATACCG includes:
- the dinB gene encoding DNA polymerase IV, which gives rise to MVNKRHIVHIDLDSFFVSVERKFDPSLIGKPVIIGGSAERGVVASCSYEARKFGIHSAMPTRQALKLCPQAIVIHGTHSRYSEASQQVTQIIEEAVPLFQKTSVDEFYIDLTGMDRFYNAYQIASELRQKIIKDTGLPISFGLASNKTVAKMATNQAKPNGQLFIEHGNEKQFMAPLPIGKIPMLGEKTCQKLYSYGIEKIADLQRVELRFLETVFGKAGRFIWEKANGLDDSEIIPYSDRKSISTEHTFHQNTADRKALEDILVSMTEELAFKLRKENELASCLAIKIRYANFETHTQQEKIALTAAEHILIPGVKNLLKNAWNQSRPIRLIGVKLSNLCTGNYQINLFEDNEERISLYRALDKINFRYGNKTVCRAAGMEIGARNFNPFEKQ